A DNA window from Hordeum vulgare subsp. vulgare chromosome 1H, MorexV3_pseudomolecules_assembly, whole genome shotgun sequence contains the following coding sequences:
- the LOC123450562 gene encoding uncharacterized protein LOC123450562 isoform X1, whose amino-acid sequence MAAHPLRPEAEEGSKGAEVCLFDQSPEDFSRAVRAISELATGDPQPGFPDAEVERLASSVTFLREWRHFSYEPKGVSFVYGAGSASSGDDAHEITLPQFSSASFPRVTHLEDGRDKNADSSDFILFAGGSVWSLDWCPKLCDKPCSPVNCEYLAVAAHPPGSSYHKLGMPLIGRGIIQVWCLVAPFEEADPHQYSKSNRRGRPRKIPDENNSIESSSVPRKPIGRPRKMKVTTTDDHTEPSLKKPRGRPRKIEPATTDDHTEPSWKKPRGRPRKIKSAAADDYTEPSLKKPRGRPRKIEPSTTDDHAEPSLKKPRGRPRKIKPATTDDHAEPSLKKPRGRPRKTKCNVHLSAASSDATSPAHGLCNANYKEESSAQHRKKPVSTECSSSTTFSGEEQNNQPTPKPSDSVASVENCKKELLVYTRRRVRPPTKKSAPNETCSLVLSGDVQKMETSYTSIMPNNHLSSVENPQLLGSSISEDMANEAGLVVRKSAVVNHEVMEMNDSDAANQVVHAPFEDSAQMIVEVENTEVAPIEKSSKNDNIITCAENSNLSAIPEGIHLPRVVLCLAHNGKVAWDIKWKPPLPNQSERKSRLGFLAVLLGNGSLEVWEVPSPSIIQKIYPSSLMKGTDPRFLKLRPVFRCAKVKCGNIQSIPLTVDWSPSPHDMILAGCHDGTVALWKFSTDLPAQDSKPFMCVTAESVPIRALSWAPCVSEENTNTFVTAGEDGLKFWDLRDPYRPLWELTTAPKAVISLHWLNDARGIVISLEDGTLKFLSLPTIANDVPVTGRPFAGTKTQGVHTYQLSEYLIWDVHVSEITGHAAYCVADGTAVHFQLTSRFWEKKPRRNRVPYFLCGSLAEEGTAIKIGSSLQSSPLSNVPMVMRKGPESCQDVDQADNMREEELLTLANSEHVDSELGDGELDEGQETGALVLADALMQENDGMHNGPVDEKAKDDFEVFPPKAVALHRLRWNTNRGSERWLCYGGAAGIVRCQRI is encoded by the exons ATGGCCGCGCATCCGCTCCGGCCGGAGGCGGAAGAGGGCAGCAAGGGCGCCGAGGTCTGCCTGTTCGACCAGTCGCCGGAGGATTTCTCCAGGGCGGTACGCGCCATCTCGGAGCTCGCCACCGGCGATCCCCAGCCGGGGTTCCCCGACGCCGAAGTAGAAAGGCTAGCCTCCTCAGTAACGTTCCTCAG AGAATGGAGGCATTTCTCTTATGAGCCAAAAGGTGTTAGTTTTGTTTATGGTGCTGGATCAGCTTCATCCGGAGATGACGCTCACGAGATAACCTTACCACAGTTCTCATCTGCATCTTTTCCTCGG GTCACACACTTGGAAGATGGGAGGGATAAGAATGCAGACAG TTCTGATTTCATTTTGTTTGCTGGGGGAAGTGTTTGGTCGTTGGACTGGTGCCCAAAGTTGTGCGACAAGCCTTGTTCTCCTGTAAATTGTGAG TATCTTGCTGTTGCTGCTCATCCTCCTGGTTCTTCTTACCATAAGCTTGGCATGCCATTGATTGGCAGAGGTATCATTCAAGTTTGGTGTCTCGTAGCACCCTTTGAAGAGGCAGATCCTCACCAGTATAGTAAGAGCAATCGTAGAGGAAGGCCTAGAAAAATACCAGATGAGAATAATTCCATTGAGAGTTCATCAGTTCCTCGAAAACCTATAGGGAGGCCAAGAAAGATGAAAGTGACAACTACTGATGATCACACAGAACCAAGTCTGAAAAAACCAAGGGGCAGACCAAGAAAGATAGAACCTGCAACTACTGATGATCACACAGAACCAAGTTGGAAAAAACCAAGGGGGAGACCAAGAAAGATAAAATCTGCAGCTGCTGATGATTACACAGAGCCAAGTCTGAAAAAACCAAGGGGCAGACCAAGAAAGATAGAACCTTCAACTACTGATGATCATGCAGAACCAAGTCTGAAAAAACCAAGGGGGAGACCAAGAAAGATAAAACCTGCAACTACTGATGATCACGCAGAACCAAGTCTGAAAAAACCAAGGGGCAGACCAAGAAAAACCAAGTGCAATGTACATTTGAGTGCTGCATCATCTGATGCCACATCACCAGCacatggcttgtgcaatgcaaatTACAAGGAAGAATCAAGTGCCCAACATAGAAAGAAGCCTGTTTCAACAGAGTGTAGTTCTTCAACCACATTCAGCGGCGAAGAACAAAACAATCAGCCAACTCCCAAACCAAGTGACAGTGTGGCCTCAGTTGAAAATTGCAAGAAAGAATTACTTGTCTACACCAGAAGGCGTGTACGTCCTCCTACAAAGAAATCTGCTCCGAACGAGACTTGCTCACTGGTTCTTAGTGGTGACGTACAGAAGATGGAGACATCCTACACGTCCATCATGCCAAATAATCATTTGTCTTCTGTTGAGAATCCCCAACTATTGGGTTCATCTATAAGTGAAGACATGGCTAATGAGGCTGGTTTGGTTGTACGTAAGAGCGCAGTTGTTAACCACGAGGTCATGGAAATGAATGATAGTGATGCTGCCAATCAAGTTGTGCATGCTCCTTTTGAAGACAGTGCCCAGATGATCGTTGAAGTGGAAAATACAGAAGTAGCTCCAATAGAAAAATCAAGTaaaaatgataatataattaCTTGTGCAGAAAACTCAAACCTTTCTGCAATCCCTGAAGGCATTCATCTACCAAGGGTCGTCTTGTGTTTAGCTCATAACGGAAAAGTTGCTTGGGACATCAAATGGAAGCCTCCTCTACCAAATCAGTCAGAACGGAAATCACGTTTGGGTTTTCTTGCAGTACTGTTGGGAAATGGCTCACTGGAAGT ATGGGAAGTTCCATCGCCAAGCATAATCCAGAAAATATATCCATCTTCTTTAATGAAGGGTACCGACCCTCGCTTTCTAAAGCTGCGACCTGTATTTAGATGTGCTAAAGTGAAATGCGGGAACATACAGAG CATTCCCTTGACAGTTGATTGGTCGCCTTCTCCTCATGATATGATACTGGCAGGATGTCATGATGGAACG GTTGCTTTATGGAAGTTCTCTACAGACTTGCCGGCACAAG ATTCGAAACCTTTTATGTGTGTCACAGCTGAATCTGTTCCCATCAGAGCCCTCTCGTGGGCACCATGTGTAAG TGAGGAAAACACAAACACCTTTGTCACTGCTGGAGAGGATGGTCTAAAATTCTGGGATTTAAG AGATCCATACCGCCCTCTGTGGGAACTAACTACTGCCCCAAAGGCTGTTATAAGTCTTCATTGGTTAAATGATGCAAG AGGTATTGTCATCTCATTGGAAGATGGTACATTGAAGTTCCTCAGCTTACCTACAATAGCCAATGATGTACCTGTCACCGGAAGGCCATTTGCTGGGACTAAAACTCAGGGCGTTCATACTTATCAACTATCAGAATATTTGATATGGGATGTCCATGTCTCAGAGATTACTG GTCATGCAGCTTATTGTGTGGCAGATGGCACTGCTGTGCACTTCCAG CTTACTTCGAGATTCTGGGAGAAGAAACCTAGGAGGAACCGTGTACCTTATTTCCTCTGTGGTTCACTGGCAGAGGAGGGGACAGCCATTAAGATCGGTAGCTCGTTGCAAAGCTCTCCTTTATCGAATGTTCCTATGGTCATGAGAAAGGGCCCAGAATCATGCCAAGATGTAGATCAAGCGGACAACATGCGAGAAGAGGAACTACTGACTCTTGCTAACTCAG AACATGTAGATTCAGAACTCGGAGATGGTGAACTAGATGAAGGCCAAGAAACTGGTGCTCTAGTTTTAGCTGATGCTCTAATGCAAGAGAATGATGGCATGCACAACGGCCCAGTTGATGAAAAGGCTAAAGACGACTTTGAGGTCTTCCCTCCCAAAGCTGTAGCGCTGCATCGGTTGAGATGGAATACAAACAGAGGCAGCGAGAGATGGTTATGCTATGGAGGCGCCGCAGGCATTGTTCGTTGTCAGAGGATCTAA
- the LOC123450562 gene encoding uncharacterized protein LOC123450562 isoform X2: MPLIGRGIIQVWCLVAPFEEADPHQYSKSNRRGRPRKIPDENNSIESSSVPRKPIGRPRKMKVTTTDDHTEPSLKKPRGRPRKIEPATTDDHTEPSWKKPRGRPRKIKSAAADDYTEPSLKKPRGRPRKIEPSTTDDHAEPSLKKPRGRPRKIKPATTDDHAEPSLKKPRGRPRKTKCNVHLSAASSDATSPAHGLCNANYKEESSAQHRKKPVSTECSSSTTFSGEEQNNQPTPKPSDSVASVENCKKELLVYTRRRVRPPTKKSAPNETCSLVLSGDVQKMETSYTSIMPNNHLSSVENPQLLGSSISEDMANEAGLVVRKSAVVNHEVMEMNDSDAANQVVHAPFEDSAQMIVEVENTEVAPIEKSSKNDNIITCAENSNLSAIPEGIHLPRVVLCLAHNGKVAWDIKWKPPLPNQSERKSRLGFLAVLLGNGSLEVWEVPSPSIIQKIYPSSLMKGTDPRFLKLRPVFRCAKVKCGNIQSIPLTVDWSPSPHDMILAGCHDGTVALWKFSTDLPAQDSKPFMCVTAESVPIRALSWAPCVSEENTNTFVTAGEDGLKFWDLRDPYRPLWELTTAPKAVISLHWLNDARGIVISLEDGTLKFLSLPTIANDVPVTGRPFAGTKTQGVHTYQLSEYLIWDVHVSEITGHAAYCVADGTAVHFQLTSRFWEKKPRRNRVPYFLCGSLAEEGTAIKIGSSLQSSPLSNVPMVMRKGPESCQDVDQADNMREEELLTLANSEHVDSELGDGELDEGQETGALVLADALMQENDGMHNGPVDEKAKDDFEVFPPKAVALHRLRWNTNRGSERWLCYGGAAGIVRCQRI; the protein is encoded by the exons ATGCCATTGATTGGCAGAGGTATCATTCAAGTTTGGTGTCTCGTAGCACCCTTTGAAGAGGCAGATCCTCACCAGTATAGTAAGAGCAATCGTAGAGGAAGGCCTAGAAAAATACCAGATGAGAATAATTCCATTGAGAGTTCATCAGTTCCTCGAAAACCTATAGGGAGGCCAAGAAAGATGAAAGTGACAACTACTGATGATCACACAGAACCAAGTCTGAAAAAACCAAGGGGCAGACCAAGAAAGATAGAACCTGCAACTACTGATGATCACACAGAACCAAGTTGGAAAAAACCAAGGGGGAGACCAAGAAAGATAAAATCTGCAGCTGCTGATGATTACACAGAGCCAAGTCTGAAAAAACCAAGGGGCAGACCAAGAAAGATAGAACCTTCAACTACTGATGATCATGCAGAACCAAGTCTGAAAAAACCAAGGGGGAGACCAAGAAAGATAAAACCTGCAACTACTGATGATCACGCAGAACCAAGTCTGAAAAAACCAAGGGGCAGACCAAGAAAAACCAAGTGCAATGTACATTTGAGTGCTGCATCATCTGATGCCACATCACCAGCacatggcttgtgcaatgcaaatTACAAGGAAGAATCAAGTGCCCAACATAGAAAGAAGCCTGTTTCAACAGAGTGTAGTTCTTCAACCACATTCAGCGGCGAAGAACAAAACAATCAGCCAACTCCCAAACCAAGTGACAGTGTGGCCTCAGTTGAAAATTGCAAGAAAGAATTACTTGTCTACACCAGAAGGCGTGTACGTCCTCCTACAAAGAAATCTGCTCCGAACGAGACTTGCTCACTGGTTCTTAGTGGTGACGTACAGAAGATGGAGACATCCTACACGTCCATCATGCCAAATAATCATTTGTCTTCTGTTGAGAATCCCCAACTATTGGGTTCATCTATAAGTGAAGACATGGCTAATGAGGCTGGTTTGGTTGTACGTAAGAGCGCAGTTGTTAACCACGAGGTCATGGAAATGAATGATAGTGATGCTGCCAATCAAGTTGTGCATGCTCCTTTTGAAGACAGTGCCCAGATGATCGTTGAAGTGGAAAATACAGAAGTAGCTCCAATAGAAAAATCAAGTaaaaatgataatataattaCTTGTGCAGAAAACTCAAACCTTTCTGCAATCCCTGAAGGCATTCATCTACCAAGGGTCGTCTTGTGTTTAGCTCATAACGGAAAAGTTGCTTGGGACATCAAATGGAAGCCTCCTCTACCAAATCAGTCAGAACGGAAATCACGTTTGGGTTTTCTTGCAGTACTGTTGGGAAATGGCTCACTGGAAGT ATGGGAAGTTCCATCGCCAAGCATAATCCAGAAAATATATCCATCTTCTTTAATGAAGGGTACCGACCCTCGCTTTCTAAAGCTGCGACCTGTATTTAGATGTGCTAAAGTGAAATGCGGGAACATACAGAG CATTCCCTTGACAGTTGATTGGTCGCCTTCTCCTCATGATATGATACTGGCAGGATGTCATGATGGAACG GTTGCTTTATGGAAGTTCTCTACAGACTTGCCGGCACAAG ATTCGAAACCTTTTATGTGTGTCACAGCTGAATCTGTTCCCATCAGAGCCCTCTCGTGGGCACCATGTGTAAG TGAGGAAAACACAAACACCTTTGTCACTGCTGGAGAGGATGGTCTAAAATTCTGGGATTTAAG AGATCCATACCGCCCTCTGTGGGAACTAACTACTGCCCCAAAGGCTGTTATAAGTCTTCATTGGTTAAATGATGCAAG AGGTATTGTCATCTCATTGGAAGATGGTACATTGAAGTTCCTCAGCTTACCTACAATAGCCAATGATGTACCTGTCACCGGAAGGCCATTTGCTGGGACTAAAACTCAGGGCGTTCATACTTATCAACTATCAGAATATTTGATATGGGATGTCCATGTCTCAGAGATTACTG GTCATGCAGCTTATTGTGTGGCAGATGGCACTGCTGTGCACTTCCAG CTTACTTCGAGATTCTGGGAGAAGAAACCTAGGAGGAACCGTGTACCTTATTTCCTCTGTGGTTCACTGGCAGAGGAGGGGACAGCCATTAAGATCGGTAGCTCGTTGCAAAGCTCTCCTTTATCGAATGTTCCTATGGTCATGAGAAAGGGCCCAGAATCATGCCAAGATGTAGATCAAGCGGACAACATGCGAGAAGAGGAACTACTGACTCTTGCTAACTCAG AACATGTAGATTCAGAACTCGGAGATGGTGAACTAGATGAAGGCCAAGAAACTGGTGCTCTAGTTTTAGCTGATGCTCTAATGCAAGAGAATGATGGCATGCACAACGGCCCAGTTGATGAAAAGGCTAAAGACGACTTTGAGGTCTTCCCTCCCAAAGCTGTAGCGCTGCATCGGTTGAGATGGAATACAAACAGAGGCAGCGAGAGATGGTTATGCTATGGAGGCGCCGCAGGCATTGTTCGTTGTCAGAGGATCTAA
- the LOC123450581 gene encoding uncharacterized protein LOC123450581, producing MASPASTSAPVSLPLPLRPSPCRRIPAPFSRLPPRRLALALALAPPRPAAALLSTPSHAQQEHEHEEAGEYEDERELAEEDELVEVGYVSGAHGVRGDVLVSPRTDFPDLRFATPGKRWLRARAAGKMQVRELDLVRGKAHTGKKGWIVRFDGVDSLDEARQIVGSALLVKAEDRPELEEGEIYSLDLVGMSVIVKDTGKLVGTVAQVFNFGGGDLLQVMVGSAENVVQTDSENQDSTPSRKHVWIPFAQDIVPDIDMESREMWITPPKGLLEVNTRPEKSKKERRAMDWKEKKKLQRRITAAKKVLHEMEQGHILEGLLSGDKLEKDSLAEQIASIDFQLFKHAMHSVSKQVDSMSKNVLANSTSSRKNVMRIPRETLMNHGEKEKNVFSSEFSKGREILQKSKAAIILFTNGSDSDIVDAEFQRLLNSFSELMKVEENHISPPFVIISPGDHVDSVRNYLIENDYFSFDTQKVWVLEEMKLPVVSLSSELKSKKIMLKSPWEILQRPAGTGAIFSSLSSNKILESFNAMGIEYVQICSLSDELVLGHPLLFGAASSRSVDVGIKIRKTSYKTEDGFDLILSIDHLNKMCRDVAKARFSAHPEQHEHMEHVDGQWVTVQPEAPNSHRLSTDVTSVLDSCPPDKLCVMEIVE from the exons ATGGCGTCTCCGGCCTCCACATCCGCGCcggtctccctccccctcccgctCCGCCCTTCCCCGTGCCGCCGCATCCCCGCGCCCTTCTCCCGCCTCCCTCCCCgccgcctcgccctcgccctcgccctcgcgccgccccgccccgccgccgcgctGCTCTCCACCCCCAGCCACGCGCAGCAAGAGCACGAGCACGAGGAAGCAGGGGAGTATGAAGACGAGCGGGAGCTCGCGGAGGAGGATGAGTTGGTCGAGGTGGGGTACGTGAGCGGCGCGCACGGGGTGCGCGGCGACGTCCTCGTCTCGCCCCGCACCGACTTCCCCGACCTCCGCTTCGCCACG CCGGGGAAGAGGTGGCTGAGGGCCCGCGCCGCCGGGAAGATGCAGGTCAGGGAGCTGGACCTCGTTCGTGGAAAAGCCCACACCGGGAAGAAGGGCTGGATCGTGCGCTTCGACGGCGTCGACTCCTTGGACGAG gccaggcagatagttggCTCGGCCCTTCTCGTCAAGGCCGAGGATAGGCCGGAACTGGAGGAGGGTGAGATCTATTCGCTCGATCTCGTTGGCATGAGTGTTATTGTCAAG GATACAGGCAAGCTTGTAGGCACTGTTGCACAGGTCTTCAATTTTGGAGGTGGCGATCTTCTCCAGGTTATGGTCGGCTCTGCTGAGAATGTTGTGCAGACTGATTCAGAAAATCAGGATTCAACTCCATCCCGGAAGCATGTGTGGATTCCATTTGCTCAAGATATTGTGCCTGATATTGATATGGAGAGTAGAGAGATGTGGATTACACCACCAAAGGGTCTTCTTGAGGTCAACACACGGCCTGAGAAATCAAAGAAAGAAAGGCGTGCGATG GAttggaaggaaaagaagaaactaCAGCGTCGCATAACTGCAGCAAAAAAGGTACTACATGAAATGGAACAGGGTCATATTCTAGAAGGTTTGCTATCAGGGGACAAGCTCGAAAAGGATTCACTTGCTGAACAAATTGCGAGCATTGACTTTCAATTATTCAAACATGCAATGCATAGTGTCAGCAAGCAGGTTGACAG CATGTCAAAGAATGTTCTTGCCAATTCCACTTCATCAAGAAAAAACGTGATGAGGATACCTCGCGAGACCCTCATGAACCAtggagagaaagagaagaatgtcTTCAGTAGTGAATTTAGCAAAGGTCGTGAGATCCTTCAAAAGTCAAAAGCAGCAATCATACTTTTTACAAATGGCTCTGACTCTGATATTGTGGATGCCGAGTTTCAGAGATtgcttaactcttttagtgagttAATGAAG GTAGAAGAAAAtcatatatctcccccttttgTTATTATTTCTCCTGGTGATCATGTGGATTCAGTTCGGAACTACTTGATAGAGAATGACTATTTTAGTTTTGACACTCAGAAG GTATGGGTCCTTGAAGAGATGAAACTACCAGTTGTCAGTCTGTCCTCTGAGCTAAAGAGCAAAAAAATTATGCTGAAGTCCCCATGGGAGATACTTCAAAGGCCAGCTGGAACTGGGGCGATTTTCAGctcattatcatcaaataaaattTTGGAATCGTTCAATGCAATGGGCATAGAGTATGTACAG ATATGCAGCCTCTCCGACGAACTAGTCCTAGGGCATCCTCTGCTCTTCGGTGCTGCAAGTTCCCGCAGCGTGGATGTCGGCATCAAGATCCGCAAGACCAGCTACAAGACGGAAGATGGTTTCGATTTGATCCTTTCCATCGACCACTTGAACAAGATGTGCCGAGACGTCGCCAAGGCCAGGTTCTCTGCCCACCCTGAGCAGCATGAACACATGGAGCATGTCGACGGCCAGTGGGTCACCGTCCAGCCGGAGGCGCCGAACTCTCACCGGTTGAGTACCGATGTTACAAGCGTTTTGGATTCTTGCCCTCCTGACAAGCTGTGTGTCATGGAGATTGTTGAGTAG